AAGCGCATGCTGGGACTTTTCGTTCTGAAGGATCATCCGTACCAGAGGACATTTCTAGTACTGGGGTTGTTGTCGTTCTTCCTTGTGACCTTTCCTTTGTATGGAGTTATTGAGGTGAGCAGTGCATTAaactttgaattttgttaatacAAATTACTGCATTTTTCGTACCCAAACCAAACAATTTAGAACCCTGTCTATGCCGTGAAAGGCTGAGTTAACTGAGTTATCTGGCACACGTTTTGGATACAAGGGACGCAATATTTGGGTGTTTTCTGAGTTGATTGGATACCAGTTATTTCAAATATTCTGACTGTTAACAAATGATTATAGACATTTCGAGAAGTTCACCCTCATAATAAGCCAGCTATGCCAAACACGTAGCCTACAAAGAAAAACTAAACAACGGAATGAGTGATTTGTAGCTACTTGTTAGAGACTTTTATTAATCCTGTACGTAAACTTGCCAAACAAGAGCCAAGAAAAGACGTTTCAGTACGCCAACTGGCTAATTTTCATGGTCATCTTCTCGACATGCCTATACTCAGTCTCCTGGCAACTGAGAGATTGAAGAAGAAGCGAAAAGAAGACTTTCATTTTACAATCATCATTTGAGAGGATGTTTAGTTTGTCTGTGGCATTTATGTTGAATAGCTGTCAGGTCTGTACGGGGTGGACTTCCATTCTGCAATCATCGTATGAGAGGATGTTTGGTTAGTCTGTGGCATTTTTTGTTCGTATAGTTATCTGGACTTTAGTTTACGTCATGGAGAAACCGTTCTGCATGGATGCCCTCACCAGCGGCATCAGAAGCGCGATCAGCGGCGTGGTGCAGGAACTGGCCGGTCTGGGCCTCATCAAGGTACTGCAGAACGTCGTCGTCACGCCGGGACTCGTCATCATAGGCTGCCTCTCCGTCATCACGGGTGACGTCATAACTGGTCTGGCCACCAGCACGCTGATGCTTTATCTCAGTCAGTGTTCTCACTTTTACTTTTATTTGTACGGCGAAGTAAGGTCATGTTTACTACTGTCGTTTGAGTTTTGCTTCAAGAAAGTTTGGGTATCAAGGTACCTTTTGCATTGTCTGTGAGTTCAAGATTGGGACAACATAGCATTATCTTCATTAAAGGTATAGCGccgaacttcttcttcttcttaatctgcgttcgtgggctgaaactcccacgtacactcgtgtttttgcacgagtggaattttacttgtatgaccgtttttaccccgccatttaggcagccatacgccgctttcggaggaagcatgctgggtattttcgtgtttctataacccaccgaactctgacatgaattacatgatctttttcgtgcgcacttggtcttgtgcttgcgtgtacacacgaagagggataagccactagcaggtctgcatatttgttgacctggaagatcggaaaaatctccacacttaacccaccaggcggccccggccgggattcgaaccctcgaccttccgattaaaaggccgacgtcttaccaccccgccataGCGCCGAACTAAGACAAGGCGTTTTATCCACGGATTACAACCCAAGCTTTCTTGAAGCAAAACTCAAATAACCCGAAGTCATATTACAAATGGACATTAAAAGCGGGCGAATTTGACACAGTTTAAGTTACATTTATGGACCGAGAGACATGAAAATATATAGATACTCAAATTTAGACCCTAACCAAGACCGCAATAACGTTGATAATACTCGTACATTGAGGTTTACAAGACTGAAAGAAAGTAAGGTCCCTTCTCGTGCCATTAGTTTCATTGCTATGAAATGCAGACAAAATgcagacaaaaaagaaaccagtTCGAGCTAAGGTACCACACTTTGTTATCAAAACTGCTTTCAAGCCGTTCGTGCGTAGTGTTGCACAGCATTGCGTCTTATTTCTGATTTCTCGCGTACGATTTTTGATGCTTTTTGCCGTGGTTGGTTCTGCCATCTTGTGCAACTGATTCTTAGACATGTGACTTTGGTTGCACAGGCGATGTAGCTGGGATAGCCACCCCCCTCATCTCCCCTTCCCTTCGTTCCATGATGTCCCGGATGGTGTCCGCTGACAGACAAGGTCTGAGGACATCCGAAACAGATAcactgctctgtctgtctgtctgtctgtctgtctgtctgtttgtctctctctgtctctgtctctctctctctctttgatcgtgtgtgtgtgtgtgtgtgtgtgtgtgtgtctctctctctcacacacacacaaacacacacacacacacacacacacacacacacacacacagacaacccccctcacacacacaaacaaacacacacgcacacacacacactcacgcacgcacacgcacacacacacaaacacacacagacaacccccctcacacacacacacacacacaaacacacacgcacacacactcacgcacacacacacacacacacacacacacacacatatatacacacacacacacgcatacacacacacacacacacacacacacacacgcacgcacgcacgcacgcacgcacgctagctcacacgctcgcacgtacacacgcacacacacacgtctatcccccccacacacacacacacacacacagatttcacCATATCTATATATCATTGTCTTTAACAGGAACCCTGCTGGCCTGGATTGCCATGATAGAGAGTGTCTGCAAATGCTCCGCGCAGATGGCCTTCACCCCTATCTACGAGGCGACCTTGCCCTTCATGGAAGGATTCGTCTTTCTCATTGTCGCGAGTACGAGGGTTTTCATCGTCATTATACAGCTGTAAGAATCttacacatttttttctctgtttgtttgtgtctacGTCTTTTGCATTAGTTTCCAGTTTAAGAAATACATTTTATGATTTCGTTCGATTTTCATTGCATTATCCTAGTGTTTCTGGGCGCTTCAATGTCAGAGGTTAATGGTTTGATTGACTAATtgcgaccggcacggttgacctagtggtaaggcgtccgccccgtgatcgggaggtcgtgggttcgaaccccggccgggtcatacctaagactttaaaattggcaatctagtggctgctccgcctggcgtctggcattatggggttagtgctaggactggttggtccggtgtcagaataatgtgactgggtgagacatgaagcctgtgctgcgacttctgtcttgtgtgtggcgcacgttatatgtcaaagcagcaccgccctgatatggcccttcgtggtcggctgggcggtaagcaaacaaacaaacaaacaaacaaacaaacaaaagactaaTTGCGAAAGATCAGTTGCATGCGTAGATGACACGACAGACAGGGAGGAAGACTAAGTGGAGGAGGGGTTGGGACAGTTAGGGtggaagtgggggggggggcggggggtaaTTAGACGGAACTAGTTGGCTTGTTGGTCAGTTTTCTGGTAGGTTAGTCGAAGGTTAGTCGTAGTTTATTTGTTCGGTAACATGGTAAGTTTACGGGTTGGCTGGTCGGTTGGCAACGATACAACGTGGGTTAATGGCTAGTCGCTTGCAGTTACTTAAGTTCTAAATGACTATTTGAGCAGGTTAATCGGCTAATTAGCTGTCAACATCTTTCTTTCGATGGTTTGAACATGTATCAGAAGATAAGATACGCTGGTTGATTGCTTCAGTATTTATCTGCCTTGTTGCAGATTGTACATCTACTTGCTGAACAAGAGCCAGAGGAAGAAGTTTCAATCAGTCAGCGTGCAGACCGACATTGTTGTGGAAGTTGATGATGACACCAGCTAGCACTGACCAAATCT
This Littorina saxatilis isolate snail1 linkage group LG17, US_GU_Lsax_2.0, whole genome shotgun sequence DNA region includes the following protein-coding sequences:
- the LOC138953061 gene encoding uncharacterized protein; protein product: MDALTSGIRSAISGVVQELAGLGLIKVLQNVVVTPGLVIIGCLSVITGDVITGLATSTLMLYLRTLLAWIAMIESVCKCSAQMAFTPIYEATLPFMEGFVFLIVASTRVFIVIIQLLYIYLLNKSQRKKFQSVSVQTDIVVEVDDDTS